TAAAATGAGAGGTACGTAGTACTTTACCAGAAAGGTCAATTAATTCTAGAGTGACTTTTGATTGATCCCCAATTCTTTAGAGTAAATACAAATGGTTTGATACTGATGGATTAGGGTATATGGCAAAAGCTTTTTCTTTGCCAGATTGAATGTCTGTATTACTTACGACTTTATCACAACCCGGAACAAGACAGCCTTCTGAGTCAAGGTGTAGAAGCCAGCCTCTCCACACTAAATCTCTACGGTCAGAAACCCTCCCGCATACAACTAAAGAATTATAAGGTGTGGTTACTATGCTTTCCATTACCATGGATGTTGCCCGAAGGCTATCCCAGCCTAAAGGTTGATATAACCTTGTCCATAAGCTATCACCTAGAATAGAACATTTAAAAAGACATCCATAACCAGGCTCTGCAACAGGAGGCGTTAGAAGAGATCCACATGTAACCATTCCAGAACCATCATGAAGTAAACTCATATTATTAATCCATTGAAAATTATTACCAACCATGATTAATGGTTGCTGGAATCTAGTTCTCCAATACACAGTATCCAATTCAGAAGATACATGAAAGACATAAGGTATTGACTTATCATTCAAAACATCAATATTGTCATTTGTAATAATGAAATAACCGCCACTCCCATCATCTTTAATTGTGTAAGTAAATCCTCCATTTGTATAAATATTACCGGGAGTTATAAGTTTATTCTCTCTTATTAGATTACCTAATGTATCCACCTTAAGATAGATAAGCCATCCTTTATGTGTAAATTGATTATTTTTAACTTCAAATTCATCTCCAATGAGATGATAGAATCCTTCTTTGAATGTGATGTATCTAATCGTTATTGTTCTTTGAATATTTTTGATCCTTATTCTTGACAATTGTTCCAAACTGTCATTGTAGGTATATATATAATTCTCCATAGTATATTGTCTGGAATATTGATGTCTAAATACATAGATCAATTCTTTGGAATCAGAATCCATTTCAGAATGTGTACTAAATATAATATCACCACTGACTGGTTGCTCTACTTTAACTTTATTTATAATCTTTCCCGACCTCATATTGATGGCGACAATATAGTTTTTAACATACTGAAGTGTTGTATCATCCCAGTTGATCATGTTGTAATAATAAATAGAATCATTTCTTTTGAAGAGTGGGTAATTTTGCCGAACATAGGGTTTTGTGAAATCATCTTCCGTTATTAGCTTAGAATGAATAAGATTACCCTGGTAATCAAATTTTGTGAGATTTGGCTTGACTTTCTTATAACCTCCTGTCGTATCCTGACTGACGACTTGATCACCTACTATATAAATATATTGGGAATCACATTCTATCGAACCAAAAACACATTGCCCTTTGACTGCTCCAACATCCGGAGTTAAGTTAAAGAATGTGCGTTCTTGAGATATTATCTCTTGTGTTGCGAAACTCAATATTAATAATATATGTAATATTTTCATCCAAAGAAAGTTTAAAATGTTGGGGAGTAATGATAATACCAAAGTTCATTCTAAACTCTCTATCTAATAACAACAATTTTCTCTATCTGATGATACGCTTTTCCTTGAATCTTTAGTAAGTACTCACCATTTAATAGATCACTTGGAAATTGCAATAAATATTGTGTCCCCAGTTGTGGATTAAAATGAGAGGTATGTAGTACTTTACCAGAAAGGTCAATTAATTCTAGAGTGACTTTTGATTGATCCCCAATTCTTGAGAGTAAATACAAATGGTTTGATATTGATGGATTAGGGTATATGGCAAAAGCTTTTTCTTTGCCAGATTGAATGTCTGTATTACTTACGACTTTATCACAACCCGGAACAAGACAGCCTTCTGAGTCAAGATGTAGCAGCCATCCCTTAATCACTTCTTCACTCCCATCAGATACTCTTCCACATACTATAAGAGTATTATAAGGTGTGGTTCTAATGCTTTCCATGCTCATCCACCAGGCTCTGGTACTGTCCCAACCCAAGGGTTGAAGATCTCGAGTCCAAAGACTATCGCCATTTAAGTTACTTTTAAAAATAATACCATAGTCTGGTTCGTTTACTTCTTGCGTGAAAACAGATCCACAGATGACCATACCAGATCCATCATTAAGCATGGTAATTCTATTGATAAATGAAGCATTCCCTTTTTCTAGGTACAGTGAGTGTTGGAATCTTGTCCTCCAATAGACGGTATCGAGTTCCGAAGAGACATGAAAAATGTAAGGTATTAACTTGTCATTTACAAAATCAATATTATCATTGGTGCCGATATAATAGCCGCTGTCTTTTTCGTCTTTAATTATTGTATAAGTAAATCCTCCATTTGTATAAATATTACCGGGAGTCATTAGTCTATTCTCTCTTATTACATTACCTAATGTATCCACCTTAAGATAGATGAGCCATCCTTTGTGCGTCAATTCATTATTTTTAACTTCAAATTCATCTCCAATGAGATGATAGAATCCACCTTTGAATGAGATGTATCTTATCGTTATTCGTCTTTGAATATTCTTTACTTTTATTCTCGATAATTGTTCCAGACTGTCATTGTAAGTATATATATATTGGTCTGTAGTATATTGTCTGTGATATATATGTCTGAATACATAAATTAACTCATTTGAACCAGAATCCATTTCAGAATGAGTACTAAAAATAATATCACCACTGACTGGTTGTTCCACTTTAACTTTCTTCACAATCTTTCCTGACCTCATATTGATGGCGACTATATAGTTTTTTAGATACTGAAGTGTTGTATCATCCCAATTGTACATGTTATAATAATAAATAGAATCATTTCTTTTGAAGAGTGGATAATTTTCATACTTATAAGGCCTTGAAAAATCATTTTCCCCTACTACTACAGAATGAATTAGATTTCCTTGGTAATCGAATTTTGTAAAATATGGTTTAACTTTTTTATTGCGACCGTTTGAATCCTGACTAACGACTTCATCTCCGACTATATAAATATATTGTGAATCACATTCTATGGAACCAAATACACATTGCCCTTTGACTGCTCCAATGTCTGGTATCAAGTTAAAGAATGATCGATCTTGAGCTGAGCCCGTACAAGATGCGATGGTCAAACTTAAAATTATAAATATTACTTTCATTCTTTGATCGATTAAAATGTTGGGGAATAACGATACTCCCCAACATATTGTTTTGCTTATTTAATGATGAGTTTTCTCGTTTCAAATATTTGAGATGAATTACCTGAAGAGATTTGCAGGATGAAAAGTCCACTGCCAAGTACATCTTTAAGACAAACGGGGACATTTTTTAATACGTTTGATGAAAATTTTAATTTTCCTGTTAGATCTGTAACTGCAAGCATGATGCTTGGATCTGTTCCTCTCCAAATTAGCTCTACACAGTCTGAAGTAGGGTTCGGAACCAATATTAAAGTTGATGTTATACCTAAATCTGAATTTGTATATTTCCTTGAATAAGAATTTAACTCAGCAGGTGGATCAATACGGATATCATATTGGATGTTAAGCCAAGCTCGAATTAGTGCAGTGTATGATCCAAATGAGGATGATGCTATGCCGATTAATATATTTAAGTCCTCTTCTTCAAGCTGACTCAAATTTTTAGATTGGGATTGAAAAGTGGTCAAAGTATTGAGACCACTAAGTAAGTTTCCTCTATCCAGATGATCATCGCCACTTAGACTTAAACCATTAATATAGTTATACAAACCGGAATAATCAGTTGAGTTCCAATACCCAATCATGGTAATCTGTTGACTAACTACAACATCTCCCCGACTTACCCAAAGATCATAGCTCACTGGGGATTCTAGTGGATCAATATTCTGGAGTGCATTTAATACTGTCTGTCCAATGGATACTTTGACATCTGCAATTTGTTCCTGCAAATATTGAAGAGCTTGTCCAGTTGCATTCCCGGCTTGAGTCTCAAGAGAATTTAATTGTTGAGTGAGATTCGACCATAACTGATTATTGTTGTCATTATTGTATTCACTCTCTGAGCCTCCACCACCGCCAGTAAATTGTGTTGGAAATAAATTATACTGACAATTTAAGTTAGGTGCATCTGCATTTCGTCCTGTGAATTGAAAACCGTAAGTAAATACTGTCAGAAGATCACCTAACCATTGATAATTGCTAATAGGTTTAGTGCCAATATTAATCATTCCTGGCATCGATCCATCATGTTTATTACCGGATGAAACTTCTTTAGCACCCCAGCTGGCTTTAATATCATTTACATCCACAAATCCATAAGCTGCTATTTGTGTATTTTTCCAAACATTACAAGTTGCATCGGTTAAGCTCTGATTATTGTTGAGAGCCATTTTTGACCCATCAAACTGATTTTCGCTAAAAAAATAACTCAGTGTTGGATTATTTAGTGATACATCTTTCTTAAAAGTATTGGCGTACCACCGACCATAGGACTTTCCGATTTGATTTATTTCACCTTCAAAGTAATTCTTTGTTGCTGTAACGCCCGAACTCGTATTTCTGACAGAAATATAATCACCAAGTATGTGATTATTGCTCAAAATAAGGCCAATCCCAATTCCACCATTTAACTCTTTGTCAATTCCAACACCAAAGTCTTTAATTGTTGAATACTTAACGATCAACTTTCCATTATAACTCTTAATTCCTGTAATTTCTGACCCACCTAAGTTTGTAATTTGGGAAGAAGATTGAATAGTAAGATTACTTCCATTCATTCTTATTAAAACGGGTAAGGAAGCTGGTGAAGAATTAATCTGACTTGATGTAATTAATACATTTCCGGAACTGATTAAACCTCCTGGCCCTTTCGAATAAATGGCAATTCCATTATTTTCCATCTTACTATTACTAATTGTAATACCATTATGTGATCCTGGAGCTTGAATACCATTAATCGAAAACTCAATCACAGAATTCTCAGTGACTGAAAGAATTCCGCCTGTGGGACTCGGGGGGCCACCGGGAGTTTGACCAGATCCATATCCAGCTGATTCGATATAAATACCATCCCACATTCCTGTGAGCGTTGGGCATTCAGTATTTCGAGGTTGCATTGACTTTGTAATCTTAGAATTTATCAAGGTTAATGAGCCATTCTTTGAAATTTTTATTTTCTGTCCCGGGCACATAATTTTTGTTATATTGCTCCAGACTGTCGGTATATTAATTTCAATATCTGTACTACAAGTTGGGTCTGCTCCTAGAAGACAATCTGTTAAATAATTTTGAAGATTATTTTCAATTTCACAATGCATAGCAGAGAATTGACAAGGCGTAAAATGATCCCAACAACTGTGTGCTTCATCAATTCCCATTAAATTGCTTATTGGAGGATTCCATGGAATAGTTGTGTTACCACAAGCATCGGGGTAATTGTTAATTTCACTTAAAGTAGAACAGTTTGAAAACCATTTATCTTTGTCTTGGATTTTGTCGTCATCCAAATCCATTGTATAAGGATCTGCATATGTGTCTGAAATAAAATCACCCAATGTTGTTGATATACCACCTTTACACTCCCAAGTAAATGGATTTGTATAATCCTGATTTGCCCTTGTATGAAATAAAGACAATACATGACCCAATTCATGTGCGAAGGTTTTAGGGTCTAGACTCGCAAATAAAAATTCGTTTTTGGGATCCATTTGACCCCATGCAAAACCACTTCCGTTGTTAACCTGATATACATATGCATTAATATAGCCCCTTTTGTAACCAAAAATGGTATTTTCGATTACCTCCCCATTGGAATCTTTCATCAAATCGATGCCTAAGGTGTTCTGTGTTTTATTCGGCATCTCTACCCTATGAATACATTCCTCATCGAATGTAAATTCTATATTACCTGGTAAAAAATAGCTATTAATTGCACCTATAAAACCAGCCATGAACATATCATTTGGTGCAGTTGATGGAGTGCCAGCAATCGCATTATTAATAAAATGCACTTTTAGTTTCAGGCATTTTTTACTCCCAATATTGCAGTTTGATAAAATGCATGGTGGATTTCCATTAGATCCCATTAAACACTGTGCATTTAGACAAACAGAAGTGAAGCTCATAAATACAATGATAACTAATGTCGAAGGGATAGAGCTTAAACTTAAAGCAGAAAACTTTAGGATTTTTTTAAAAATAAATGTCGTGTACATAAATTTTGTTTTTAATTGTTAATAATATAATTAAAAACAATCCCAATACAATCCAAAAGCCTTACTTTTGCGGCCTTATTTTCCGATAAGAGGGCCTGCGTCCCCATTCTGATGGGTGGTGTGGGCTTTTTTATTGTCTTTTGACTGTTTACATCCTTAACTCAACGTTTTGTTAATTGATTAAGTTCTTGAAATTGGAATTAACTAATTAACTCCTTCTTCCCAAGTTCTTCCGCAGCTGCTTCCAGTTCTTCGTAGAAGGCTTCTCCAAATTTACGAATGAGTGCTTCTTTAAGGAATTTGTATAAAGGAATTTTGTTGTTGAGTCCGTTGGAGCAGGCTGGCCGGCAAATGTGCCAGCGGTCGTAATTCAGTGCGGTGAAACCCTGATCAGGATTGTGTTTGACCCGGATGGGATAGAGGTGGCAGGAGATGGGTTTTCGAAAATTGACGGCGCCTTCCTTCCAGGCTTTTTCGATTCCGCAGATGGCTATTCCGTGTTCATCATAGTTCATAAATACGCAAGGTCCCTCCGGCATCAATTGCGTTCCAAAAGTTTGCACATCTTCATAAAAGACGTATCCACCGTCTTTTAGTATTTTCTCATAGGAAGCTTCCGGAAGATAAGGTTTAAGCGCGGGAATGATGTCTTCCAGAGATTTGCATTCTTCTTCCTCCAGCGGGGCACCGTAATCACCATCCACGCAACAGGCCCCTTTACAAATACTGAGTTCGCATGCAAAGAAAGCTTGTACGACTTCATCACTGATCAATTTGTCCTGGATTGCAATCATGGTGTAAAGATAGCCTTTAGGAGATGAATGGACCGCTGTTGCAATGGTAAATCTTAAGTATCATAAAATGGACATCGGACAAAGTCCCGAAGGACATTAAGAGAGCCTCAATTCACTTTAACTATTTTTTGAGTATATCGGACACCAGCTGCGTTTAATTCCAAAAAGTAAATTCCTTCCTGCCAGCCCTTTAGATTCTCCGTTATAAATTTAAATGATAAAAAAATTATTATTTGCATTTTATATTAATACAATCTAATCAATCTTCTTCTAATCATAAAGGCAGGCAGTGAGTAAGTAGAAAAACGTAATTATGAGAAAGGTATTCTTCATGGTGAATTAAGTTTAAAAGCCAAAATACTTCCACCGTTTCAGCGCGGGAACGATGTAGTCATCCACCCAGCGTTGTGCTTCCACCGCTGACCACGATGGCCTTCTTGTGGATTTCAAATGCTCCGGAATCACTACTCCATAAAACACATCCAGTAGTGGATCCGCCAGAATATGTGCTTCCTTGGGTGATTCAGGAGTATATACGGCATCTCCCCGAGCGATCAGGTCCAATATCAACTCCTCATTCAGCATATAAATGATCCGCTGTTTAATGAGTGCTCGTTCCATTAAGTTTTCATTTTTTAACCAACCCACCCATCTTGGATACACCAAACGCCATAGTCTTAGAATTTGATCAGCTGCCTCATCTTGCATGGCCGGATAGCTGCTGTGCAGTACCGCATCATAATATTTATCCACCCAGGCATAAAGGATGCCGGTATCCTGCGGACTCGGGGTGTAAGACCCGAAGGTATTGCGATCGCCGAGTATTTGAAATATTTTGCGAAGTCTAATTATCAATTGATTTGGAAATTCGTAACCAAATACTCCAATTGAATCATTAATACTATGAAAGTTCAATTGATACAACTCTCCAATTAGCTCAGCATTTGTCAAGGTGTCTGCTCTAAATCCACTATCAGCTGAATCAGGTCTATATTGATAGATACTTGCATCCCACAGAGTGGTATCATTTGACAATTCATAAATCCTTCGATCCTCTGGAGGCAATTGGGCTACATCGACAAACTCCACAACGTCTCGATCAGATTCAACCATTGAAATATCGTTAAACCTATCAAAAATTAATTTAATTATATTAGAATCAACTTTTGTAAAATCAATTTTACCTAGAAGACTATCTTGCTTTTCATAATACCTCTGCATTTTTAATGTCCAAGATGATGGACCGATGTTTTGTTGTTCATCCAATTTTATTGAAGCTATATTACAGTCAATTCTAATGCTAAATTTAATCAAAAAACTGTCTAAGTTCCAATTTGAATTTCTTAAAGTAAAATACTCATACAATTCATTACCCAAAATAGAATCTCTCATTTTGGATGTTTCTGATCTGTTTAAATTATACAAATATTTTACGTAGAGTGATGAATCATTTTTAATTATGTTTTTGAACTTAATGAATGAAAAGAAAATATTAAAATTATCTTTTAACTTTAAGATGGAAGACATATTTTCCAATAGTTTTATTCTTGATATAGTATCAAGCTGTTCGTAAAGAAAATACACATTAGTTGTATCATAATTTTGAAGAAATTTATAGACAAACACATGGTTGTTATCCCTAAGAAATTGGGTAATTAGAGAAATACTATCAATGCCAATATATTTTAAGGACTCTTTGTAAAACCAATAACTTCTTTCAAATGTTGAGGATCCATTTGATCCACTTGAAACAAAAACCACAGATGAATCTTTATAAGTTTTTATAAACTCTTCATTTTGATTTATATATTCTATTAAAATACTGTCATAATTGAATAACATTGAATCAATTAACACAGCTGCTTTACACCAATAATTATCTAAATCTCTTTTATTATTACTTTCAAGATAACTACCCTTAGATTTTATCAATTCAACAATGCCAATAATTGAGTCTCGATTCGTTGCTTGACTTGCACTTTGAAATACATAAATCATGCTGAAAAAAATAGATAGTAGCATTTTTAGTTGCATATAAAATCAATAAATGTTATTATTTCCAATTTTTACATTGAGCATTTACCTTATTCACATCCCTTTCATAAGACCAATCGATGTTAAAATATAACCCACATTCTTCGATATTACTTTCAAATTCCTGTATATCCCTTACATATGAAAGAGGAATTGTATAGACCAAATACCAGGATGTATTAGCGTAATAGATAAATTTGGGGTCGGAATGAAGACCTTTCCTGAATCCATTAAATATGCTTAGTGTAGGTTTTTTCATCTGCAGCTGTACTTTAAGTACCATAAACTAATCCGGCATGCATTCATAATCATAACGAATGAAAGGGGTAAATAATGAGTGCTTGAGAGATGTCCTCATTTAATTGGTTCGCTTTGTGTCGGTTCAAAAATAAGAATAATTGCTAAGATTCAGGTGAGTTCAAAAATAAATCAACAGAAATTTAATCCTAACCAGCTCAAGTAAATCATTTAGTATGATTACCAATAATTAAATTTAGAATAACTTATTTTTTTAATATTGATTAAATAGTTGGGTAAATATCCTCGTCTCTTTTTTTTATAACTAAACCCTTATGGAACATTATAATTTCTGGAACTTCAATTGATCGAGTATAACGATTATCATTATTAAACATATCATGAAAAAAAAGTAAAATTTCTGAATCAAAATCCAACATATGGCTATTCTTAGATAAATCCTTTGTTTTATGACGATGGACAATTACATCAAATTCCACACTGTGTGCAAAATGAATTTTAAGTGAATCCCATTGAATCGGATCTAAAATTAATTGATTATACTTTCCTGAATAGTTCGAATTTTCAGCACAGGTATCATTAAATTTCAGTAAAAATGAATTATTCAACTTTGATATTGTCATTTCAATGCTGTATTCATTGCCAATTGAATCACAACCTAATTCTGTTGAATAAACCATTATGTTTTTAGAATTTGAAAATTTATTTATTTTTATAAAAGCAAAGGGTTCATTAGTAATAAATAAACTGTCTTTCTTTTTAAAAATTAATTGGCTGTGTTCATTTACAAAAATTGTGGTGGCAGATTTTTGACAACCTGTTAGTAGAAGCAAAATAAATATTACAAACATGGTTTGGTACATTTAGCTCATCCATTGGTCAAATTAATTTAGATCTGGGATTTTTGAGTGCTATCCATTTGTTAAAAAATTCCTTCCAAATCATTCCAAGGCCTTATTGTAGCAAAGCCTCTTTGCTGTGATTCATTCCCGCCATAAATCAGCCACGACCTGAGTTGCAAATCAGCATTTGAATGTTTTTGAAAAAATTGAAGATTTCGAAAAAATGAGTTATTAATGGTAGATGCAGATTTAATTTCTGCTATGGTGTAACCGTTTTTTGTCTCTGACAACAAATCGATTTCATGTCCATTGCTTTCTCTCCAATAATAAAATTGGGGATTCCATTCCTTTTCGAATCCCTGTTTCATGATTTCAGATACTATCAAATTTTCAAACAGGTGACCCCGAGAAAAATGAGTTTGAAGATCTCTTGGTGAGGAAATGCCTAATAGATTTGCTACTAGTCCCACATCGGTAAAATACAGTTTTGGAGACTTGGCCAAACGCTTGGAATAATTTTGAAAATATGGAGGTAGTAAATAGCAAATATGACTTGCTTCCAAAACACCCATCCAGGCTTTAGCAGTTGGTGGTGAAATTCCTGCGTCACTTGAGAGGGATTGGTAATTAAGGGGCTGACTTATTCTACCTGCACAAAGACGCACAAAATTTCGGAAAATCACCAAATCCTGGACAGCGGTCAACTGCCTGACATCACGTTGTAGATAAGTTTCAAAGTAGTTTGGATAATAATCTAAAGGAGATATTTCAGAACTAAAAATTCGGGGATAAAAACCCTTGAAAATGGTTTCTTCCATGGTATCTGACATCCAACCTGCATTTTTTAATTCACGAAAAGAAAAAGGAAACAATTTAAACAAAGCAACCCTACCAGCCAAACTCTGAGTGATGCTTTCCATAAGTTGAAAATTTTGCGATCCACTCAACAGATACTGCCCAGCAATGCCATCATCATCTACTTTTTGTTGGAGATAATTAAACAAATGGGGAACTCTCTGGACTTCATCCAGAATCACATAACGACCATAATTTTCCAAAAATCTACGAGGATCTTGTAAAGCAAAATCCTGAATATCCGGATTTTCCAATGAAACATATTGATATTCCGGAAACATCGATCTTAAAAGGGTTGTTTTTCCAGACTGGCGTGGTCCAGTCAAAGATACAATAGGAAATTTTCGGGACATCTCTCTAATCCTATCCTCAATATTGCGTTTGATAACCATTTGAGACGACATTTTATGCAAATATAAAATTGATTTTTATATTTGCATAAAAAGGTCAAATTTATACACCCTGAATTTGTACAAACAGATGAATAATTACAGTCCATCCAGTGGGTTCTGAATTTAATCCGCTGAAATCTAATTCTACCAAGCTGAAGTAAATCATTTTGTACGATTACCCATAATTGTACTTTAAACAAATTATTTTTAAGTTTCCATAAATAATTTAGCAGATAAGTAAGTCTCTTTTTCCTATCTATTAAGCCCTTCTAAACCAATGAGAATTCTGGAAATTTAAAAAACAGATTCCAGCATTCGTTGTAATTAAACTTATTATCAAAAAGCAGCTGAACTTCAATATCCATATCCGGCAATCTGTTCTTGACCTTTAAATATTTGGTCTTAATTCGATGGATTGCGACCTACTCAACATCTGTACATACGTTGTCATAAATATCTTTTAACCTCTTTACAATTTTGTCGATCCAATGGGCAGCCAAATATTCATGATCTGCAGCTACTAGCTTCACACGTTAATGGTTGTTCATTAATAAAATTTGTATAAAATGGTAATTTCACCTCTCGTAGAATTTAAAGCTTTATATTCAATTTTAAATGGGTTATCATACCAATCTCCATTATACAGGAGTGTGTCGACTTTTCCAGGTCCAATGATGAAATCATTTACCTTTGCCATATCATCTATCATTCCCTTCAATTTAACAACACATTTGTAAGGATGTATTTTATTTTTGTCTAAATAAAATTCTTGATCCCGAGAACAATCTTCTATTTTTATAGAATCAAAGTTATTTAAGCATGAATTTAAAAATAATAAATTAAAAGCGATTAATTTGTAAAATAGATTACTAAATTTCATTAGTTACAATTTTGGAAAGTCAAAACAATTTGGCTGTTTTGATTTATAGTTCCGTTAAGATTTAATGGAAAGATAAATCTAAGGAGCCCTTGATTTAATTCATTTAAAACAAGATTGGTTAGTTCTAAATTTGAAGCATTTGGATTATTAATGGCAATTTTTCGACCACGATCATTATTATGAAAATCCATACTAGCTTCCAGATCTGGTCCAAATTGAATCCCATTACAATTTTCGTGGGCATCGGCGAATAATTTTGCATTTACTGATCCACAAGATTTAACATTAAGTGCATTAAAATATGCATGTCTAAACGCATCACTACAATCATTAAGTCTATTTGACCCAAAGATATTTATGGTGGTATTTTCTGCAATCTCCTTATTATTTTTTATTGCGAGAGCGCAAGAAATATGTCTCCAAATCAATTTGCGTTCACAATCATTTATGCTCTCTTGAGGAATATCATCAATGTTAAAAACATCTGGATCATCTAATAACTCAAGAGCTAATTCAACCTCTATATTTGAAAGATTATATAAATTCCTAATACACTCCACACCAACAGGTTCGCCATAATCAATTAGTGATGCAGTCAAGCATTTTTTAAATTCTTCATAGTTTCCCTTAAATTTAGTATTACAAATTGTAACCAAACCTGCTAGTTCACTAGTAAATCCAGGATTATCGCCGCAATCCTCAATATAATGACCTAGATTCAAACCACCATTATTTCCTCCACCGTTGGAATTCCCATTACCCGAATTATTCCATCCATCTTTTAATCCATTTGTTCCACGATACCCACCCCTTCCGTTAGCACTGCTATTCAGAATTTCCGGGCATACTACAAAATTTTGACAATTGATATGTTCACAAAATTCT
This region of Candidatus Vicinibacter affinis genomic DNA includes:
- a CDS encoding T9SS type A sorting domain-containing protein → MKVIFIILSLTIASCTGSAQDRSFFNLIPDIGAVKGQCVFGSIECDSQYIYIVGDEVVSQDSNGRNKKVKPYFTKFDYQGNLIHSVVVGENDFSRPYKYENYPLFKRNDSIYYYNMYNWDDTTLQYLKNYIVAINMRSGKIVKKVKVEQPVSGDIIFSTHSEMDSGSNELIYVFRHIYHRQYTTDQYIYTYNDSLEQLSRIKVKNIQRRITIRYISFKGGFYHLIGDEFEVKNNELTHKGWLIYLKVDTLGNVIRENRLMTPGNIYTNGGFTYTIIKDEKDSGYYIGTNDNIDFVNDKLIPYIFHVSSELDTVYWRTRFQHSLYLEKGNASFINRITMLNDGSGMVICGSVFTQEVNEPDYGIIFKSNLNGDSLWTRDLQPLGWDSTRAWWMSMESIRTTPYNTLIVCGRVSDGSEEVIKGWLLHLDSEGCLVPGCDKVVSNTDIQSGKEKAFAIYPNPSISNHLYLLSRIGDQSKVTLELIDLSGKVLHTSHFNPQLGTQYLLQFPSDLLNGEYLLKIQGKAYHQIEKIVVIR
- a CDS encoding DUF3109 family protein; protein product: MIAIQDKLISDEVVQAFFACELSICKGACCVDGDYGAPLEEEECKSLEDIIPALKPYLPEASYEKILKDGGYVFYEDVQTFGTQLMPEGPCVFMNYDEHGIAICGIEKAWKEGAVNFRKPISCHLYPIRVKHNPDQGFTALNYDRWHICRPACSNGLNNKIPLYKFLKEALIRKFGEAFYEELEAAAEELGKKELIS
- a CDS encoding ATP-binding protein codes for the protein MVIKRNIEDRIREMSRKFPIVSLTGPRQSGKTTLLRSMFPEYQYVSLENPDIQDFALQDPRRFLENYGRYVILDEVQRVPHLFNYLQQKVDDDGIAGQYLLSGSQNFQLMESITQSLAGRVALFKLFPFSFRELKNAGWMSDTMEETIFKGFYPRIFSSEISPLDYYPNYFETYLQRDVRQLTAVQDLVIFRNFVRLCAGRISQPLNYQSLSSDAGISPPTAKAWMGVLEASHICYLLPPYFQNYSKRLAKSPKLYFTDVGLVANLLGISSPRDLQTHFSRGHLFENLIVSEIMKQGFEKEWNPQFYYWRESNGHEIDLLSETKNGYTIAEIKSASTINNSFFRNLQFFQKHSNADLQLRSWLIYGGNESQQRGFATIRPWNDLEGIF